One region of Mugil cephalus isolate CIBA_MC_2020 chromosome 17, CIBA_Mcephalus_1.1, whole genome shotgun sequence genomic DNA includes:
- the LOC125024077 gene encoding peptidase M20 domain-containing protein 2-like, with the protein METRQQMKDTIQVFIDSHKDELHSLSRDIWSRPELAGNETHAHDRLVRYFSEGEQAWTVQSHYKLPTAFRASWGPVGGGERGGHVLNVGFLCEYDALPGIGHACGHNLIAEVGAGAAAALRAAVEEQAELQVPVKITVLGTPAEEDVGGKIDLINAGAFDDINLVFMAHPAQQDAAFLPTVTIEEVSVKYHGKASHASAYPWEGVNALDAAVLAYNNLSVLRQQLKPEWRLHGIIKHGGVKPNIIPAYTELEFYLRTPLLKDLCDLKAKAEACFRAAAVATGCQVEIIYPTHSYYNTLPNSTLADLYKSNGKALGVQFPEEPADFSGSTDFGNVSFIVPGIHPFFYIGTEALNHTEEYTEAAGAEEAQLYSLRTAKALAMTAVDVLCCPDLLRQVREDFSLAKLKQEK; encoded by the exons ATGGAAACACGACAGCAAATGAAAGACACCATCCAGGTGTTCATAGACTCACACAAAGACGAGCTGCACAGTTTGAGCCGGGACATCTGGAGCCGGCCGGAGCTCGCCGGTAACGAGACTCACGCTCACGACCGGCTGGTCCGTTACTTCTCCGAGGGGGAGCAGGCGTGGACGGTCCAAAGTCACTACAAATTACCCACCGCTTTCCGGGCCAGCTGGGGTCCAGTCGGAGGcggggagagaggggggcaCGTGTTGAACGTGGGCTTCCTGTGCGAGTATGACGCGCTGCCGGGTATCGGACACGCGTGCGGACACAACCTGATCGCGGAGGTGGGAGCCGGGGCCGCGGCGGCGCTGAGAGCCGCTGTAGAGGAGCAGGCTGAGCTCCAGGTCCCGGTGAAG ATAACTGTTCTGGGAACTCCCGCAGAAGAAGATGTCGGAGGAAAGATTGACCTGATCAACGCGGGGGCCTTCGATGACATCAACCTCGTCTTCATGGCTCATCCAGCTCAGCAGGATGCTGCGTTCCTGCCCACCGTCACAATCGAAGA GGTGTCAGTGAAGTACCATGGGAAGGCATCTCACGCCTCTGCATACCCTTGGGAGGGAGTGAATGCCTTGGATGCTGCTGTGCTGGCTTATAACAACCTTTCTGTACTCAGACAGCAGCTCAAACCAGAGTGGAGGCTTCACG GCATCATCAAGCACGGAGGGGTGAAGCCCAACATTATCCCTGCCTACACTGAATTAGAGTTTTATTTGCGCACGCCACTACTTAAGGATCTTTGTGACCTGAAGGCCAAAGCTGAGGCTTGCTTCAGAGCAGCTGCAGTGGCAACCGGTTGCCAA GTGGAGATTATCTACCCAACCCATTCCTACTACAACACGCTTCCTAATAGCACACTGGCAGATCTGTATAAAAGTAATGGAAAAGCCTTGGGGGTTCAGTTTCCAGAAGAGCCAGCCGACTTTTCTG GTTCTACAGACTTTGGCAACGTATCATTCATAGTCCCCGGTATCCATCCTTTCTTCTACATCGGCACGGAGGCGCTCAACCACACGGAGGAATACACAGAAGCAGCAG GAGCTGAAGAGGCTCAGTTGTACAGCCTGAGGACGGCCAAGGCTCTGGCTATGACAGCTGTGGATGTGCTGTGCTGCCCCGATCTGCTCAGGCAAGTCAGAGAGGACTTCAGCCTGGCCAAACTGAAACAGGAGAAGTGA